GGGGACATCGCCTTAGGGATCAGCACCAGCGGCAATTCCCGCAATGTCATCCGGGCTGCTGCCGCCGCAAAAGAAATCGGACTCCTGACCGTCGGCCTGACCGGACCGGGCGGCAAATTGTCCGAGATGGTCGACTTAAATTTTGCGGTTGAATCCCGGATAACCGCCCGAATTCAGGAAGCCCACATTATGCTGGGGCATCTACTGTGCGAACTGGTGGACCGGATTCTTTTTCTGGAAAAATTTTAGCATGAAAAAGCCCATCAAACCCATCGACCTGAATCACATCAAAACGCGCCCGCTTTCGGACCGTAAGAGCCTGGTTAAGGTCAATGACGCTGCCAGGCCCTGGCAAAAAGGGTCGTCATTTACAAATTTTCTCGATTCCCTGCCGAACATCCTGGCCGGCGACCATGTTCGCAAGGTGATTGCGGCAATGGCCGCCGCCGCTGAAAATGAGAAGGTCGTCATCCTGGGAATGGGGGCCCACGTCATAAAGGTCGGGCTTAATCCGGTGGTGGTGAATTTGATGGAACGCGGCATTGTGTCGGCCGTTGCCATGAACGGCGCCGGAATTATCCATGACTTTGAGCTGGCCCTGACGGGCCAGACATCCGAAGACGTGTCTGCCTCTTTGCAGGACGGCGCTTTCGGCATGGCCGATGAAACCGGCGTTTTCTTATGCGAGGCCATTCAATATGCCGGCCAGCAGCAGATCGGAATCGGTGAAGCTGTGGGCAGGTCCATCATCGGCAACAAACTCCCCTTTAGCGATAAAAGCATCCTGGCCGCCGGCGCCCGTTTGGGCATTCCGGTTACCGTGCATGTCGCCATCGGAACCGACATTATCCACATGCACCCGCAATTTGACCCGGCCGCCGCCGGGGAAGCCTCCCACCGGGATTTTCGCACCTTTGCCGGCTTGGTGGCCGATCTCGAGGGCGGCGTTTACCTGAATGTCGGCTCGGCTGTCATCTTACCGGAAATTTTTCTCAAAGCCGTCAGCCTGGCCCGCAACCTGGGACACCGCTTGGACAGCTTTACCACCGTCAACATGGACTTTATCGCTCACTATCGCCCCCTGACCAATGTGGTCAAACGGCCCACCGCCGGGGGAGGCCAGGGATTTAACCTCATCGGGCACCACGAAATCCTGCTGCCCCTTATCGCCGCCGGTGTGATCGAAAAATTGGAAAGATAATCGCGCCTATTACAACTATTCTTAAGTATCGTAATGTATTATTTTTAATTTCACCACCCATTCGCTGCACTCATTCGAGACACGGAGATTACGGAGGAACTTTTATTTTTGCCCATCGGGAGACCCCGGTTAAACTGTAAGGTTTAACTGGGCAGGCGGCGACGGGCAAAAAATCATCTCCTTAATTATCGCTGCATAAGCTGATAACGTA
The nucleotide sequence above comes from Desulfobacterales bacterium. Encoded proteins:
- a CDS encoding deoxyhypusine synthase family protein, with product MKKPIKPIDLNHIKTRPLSDRKSLVKVNDAARPWQKGSSFTNFLDSLPNILAGDHVRKVIAAMAAAAENEKVVILGMGAHVIKVGLNPVVVNLMERGIVSAVAMNGAGIIHDFELALTGQTSEDVSASLQDGAFGMADETGVFLCEAIQYAGQQQIGIGEAVGRSIIGNKLPFSDKSILAAGARLGIPVTVHVAIGTDIIHMHPQFDPAAAGEASHRDFRTFAGLVADLEGGVYLNVGSAVILPEIFLKAVSLARNLGHRLDSFTTVNMDFIAHYRPLTNVVKRPTAGGGQGFNLIGHHEILLPLIAAGVIEKLER